AGTTGGGATAATTCCAGATAAGTCTAGCTTAATCAGACATCACGAGTTCATAACAATCCACTCCCACCTCTTATTGCAAAGTCAGTCTTACTTTTCTTGAGTTTCTTCAACCTTTAGTGTGAAAATCAATCAGATCAATCACAAAATGGCAACACAAAACGTGGAGTATAAGTTACCTATGTGGATCATACCCCTTAGAGGGTTGTTAGTTGTTACAAAGATGGTCAATTATGCACCACAAACCAAGCTAGCTGCCAATAACGTTGTGTAATATAAGTACTTTATTAGAACCAAGGTGATGATGTGCCGTCTATGACCCGCAATCCCCATTTGCAGGTCTAAAATGATGTGTAACGGCCCTCAAACTTAACGATTTAGGAGCAATTTTGAGACTTACTTAACAGCAGTTTAGATTCTAATGAGGAGATGCCAATAATGAGTTTAGGAGCTACTTACAAAGGGATGGATTTGTTGGTTAAATAGTTGCATTACGTGAATAGTTCACTCTCGAGCTAACTTGAGCTTCACATCAAAGATAGGTTTGTCTGAAATCTTctacttgatttttttttataaagccTTGTAAGAATGATGAAATTTattggaaataaaaaaaaataaaaatgaggcACCGAAATCTCTCATACAAGAAACAAAACTAgcgaaatcgaaaattgagaAGACCAACCCTATCTCTATCATAAAAAGAACGAACAAAATCTGGAGGGGAATCCTACCAGGTTATACTAGAGTCAAAACTTACTGGTGCATCTGCTACCTGATTCCCTTCCCAATATATATGAGAGGAACAGAAATGCATATGTGAGATCTTATGAAGACAATTTTTCCACAAAACACGAAGCCGCCAATGAGCTGACATGGGAGAACGAATAAGGTCGAGGACAATTTGTGAGTCGATCTCTAACCAAATAAACTTCCAGTCTCGtacccaagcaagcttaatcGTTGTAATGACATCCGTAACTTCTACTGCAATAGAGATCGAAATatcaagagaagaagagaaagcgCCAATAAAACCCCCATGCTCATTTCTATAAACACCATCATAGCCACCTACACCCAAATCTCTTCGCCAAGCACCATCCGTGTTAACCTTCACCCAACCCGATGGAGGAGGGTGCCAATTCACCTCTACAATTTTAGGAGCTTGACGAGGATTACAGCGAGCCCCAAAACACTTCAAGACATGAAGATCAAGAACTGAGTTGTGCATGATCCCAGAAAACAAGATGACTAGAAGCATGAACATGCCCAACAATAAGCGCACACAAATGATTCGCATGAACCACAGCACTATCATATCTGACCTTATTGTTTCTAGAATTCCATATGTACCACAATGCAGAAGTAAAAGCCACCCTCCATAACTCTTGTAATTGAGCACTACGACAAGCAACAAGACCACAATTGAAGACATTTAATATTGAACATGGCAAAGCTCCCAAATCAAAAttgttcaataaaaaaaagccATATTGCTGAAGCAAAGGagcaatttaaaaaaaaaaatatatgctcCAGAGACTCCACATTCTTTCAACAAAGACCACATCTAGATGCAATGGATATACCTCTTATTTGCAAAACATCCTCTGAAAAGAATACGACCATGTAAGACTTGCCAAGTCAACAAAGACATACGGGGAGTAATGGATTTTAACCAAATAGACTCACCCCATGAAATAGATGGAGCATTAGGATGTAAAAACTGAAAAGCATCCTTTGCAGTAAGTTCATCACTTGCCAAAGGGTCAGAAGCAATGGGAACTTGCTCAATGAGGCTACAAAGACCAGGGAAGTGAATCTTTAATAAATCAGGAAGATTCCAAGCACCATTAGATATAAAATCTACCACCGTTCCATTTAACTCATTCACCACATTAGCATATCTTCCAAAAAAATCAATGAGAGGCCGTGTCAAGAAATTATCTTTCCAAAAAGAAACTTTAGCACCCGAACCAATTGACCACCGTGAATCTTCTACTTGATAATTGATGTTGCTTTGGTTATACTTATATGTAATGACAAACACAAGATATCGGATTGCATAGGATGCAACGGTGTACTATGGGATTTTACCATCTAAGAATAGTTCTTAATGAAACATTGTTGGGTTTCACTTCataaatttcatcaaaaaaGATTTATTCTATTCATCTCAAACCACATAGAAATGATAGAATacaaaaaatggaaaataGAATCATCCAATTACATCaccaataaatgaaattaaataTGTTTTGAAACGGACAAGATAAAGCAAATCAAGTCAGTGCCATGATTGGAAGATGAAACCCAACGTGAGCTGCTGCTTCTCTGCTCGTCGAtctcaaagtctcaaattctgCGTCATTCATTTCCATTCCAAAGCTTCAAATTTTAGGAcataaaaacaaacacaacatTTGAAACACCACACCCCACAAGACACGCTTTCTCTCTTCGGGACGCAGCTGACTTTTTCTGAGCGACCTTGACTTACCATCTCCCTCATTCAATTGGACATTGACTATTCAATCAACAGCTGATATCCGAGGAGCATTAAAGCTACGTTAGACCCACCACAGcgaatttattttcatcaaaAGCTCTGCTATGTCCGGACCAAAGGTTGAACCTTTATTTCTCCTCGTTGGCTATAAACATGAAAAATTAGAGCCAAAGTAGGAGCGATGTTTGAACTCTAAACCGCTCCAGTTCTTCAACTCCTTCACCAAATCCCGCAAATTTAGAAACCCATTTATCACAACTTGTTCTCTTCATAACCCAGATCGTCATTTCTGTCAAATCCATCAAATTCTCCCATCATCTTTGATCAAAGTCCACCTGGTCTCCCATGGTGttctgtttcttcttcttcataccTCAGACTTCTGTCTCCAAATAAACACACAGGTACTAACTTCTCACAGTTGTTGGCCTCTCAATCTTTGTGTTCTTTAGTTTGCAATTTTTAAATGAaagtttcaaattttattGTTGTAGGATCATGTATTGACTCATTTTCCAGCTCAAAATCCTTCTGCgcttctcaaattcaatgacGGGATACCAGAAAAACCGCGTGAGATTGAACGTAGGAGGCAGAATCTTCGAGACAACCGCCACAACTCTCGCCAATGCCGGCCGGAATTCCCTCTTCGGCGCCATGTTCGACGACAGCTGGAATCTCCAATCCGATAACACCAacgagtacttcatcgaccgCAACCCCGATTGCTTTGCGGTCCTCCTTGATCTTCTCAGAAGCAATGAACTCTGTGTCCCTGCAAATATGTCCGAAAAGCTCTTGTATAGAGAAGCCTTGTATTACGGCGTGTTAGACCACGTCCGGTCCGCGAAATGGGGACCGTTCGATGGCAACAGGCTGTGGCTCTCTAGAACCGTCGCCGGTCAAGCTCCCGGCGACGGGACCGCCATACGGGCCGGCCCGGATGGCGGCTGCTGCGTGGCTCATGGTTGTATGGTTCATGTGTATGATTGGATGTTGGATGAGCATCCTCCTATTAATCTTGACTATCAGACAGTCAATGACGTTGGGTGGCTGGACTCTGAGAACATAGTTGTGAGTGTTTGTGAGAGGATGGGCCGCGGCGACGGCGGAATTGGGCTGTTCAGCTCGTCAAGCGGTGAGCTGAGGGACAAGTTTCAGGTGAGTCACGAGAATCAAGTGAAGAGCTTCACTGCTGGAGCCTTGAGTTTCAGCTCGGATTATAAGATATATTCGAGCTGTAAAGGGAGGAGTAATGAGTATGGGATTGGAGTTTGGGATCAGATAACTGGGAAGCAGACTGACTTCTTCTACGAGCCGCTGGGGTGGTCTCTTGGTGATGCAGACAAGCTGCAATGGCTGAATGGGAGTAACTGTTTGCTGGTGGCTACTTTGTTTCCTAGGAACGACAACTGTTACATTAGTTTGTTGGATTTTCGGGAGAAGAAGATGGTGTGGTCTTGGTCCGATATGGGAGCTCCGATAACGTCGGATGAGAAGAGGGTTAGGGATGCCATAGCTATGGAAGAGAGCAATGCAATCTGTGTTGTGAATGAGTATGAGGATTTGGGGTTTATTGAT
This genomic interval from Argentina anserina chromosome 1, drPotAnse1.1, whole genome shotgun sequence contains the following:
- the LOC126789222 gene encoding BTB/POZ domain-containing protein At2g24240-like; its protein translation is MTGYQKNRVRLNVGGRIFETTATTLANAGRNSLFGAMFDDSWNLQSDNTNEYFIDRNPDCFAVLLDLLRSNELCVPANMSEKLLYREALYYGVLDHVRSAKWGPFDGNRLWLSRTVAGQAPGDGTAIRAGPDGGCCVAHGCMVHVYDWMLDEHPPINLDYQTVNDVGWLDSENIVVSVCERMGRGDGGIGLFSSSSGELRDKFQVSHENQVKSFTAGALSFSSDYKIYSSCKGRSNEYGIGVWDQITGKQTDFFYEPLGWSLGDADKLQWLNGSNCLLVATLFPRNDNCYISLLDFREKKMVWSWSDMGAPITSDEKRVRDAIAMEESNAICVVNEYEDLGFIDIRNSGGSVRWSSRSKLMKGKMPDEPCYPKLALHEGQLFSSMNDSISVFCGPDWVLTSRLRRSYGGSICDFSIGGDRLFALHSEENVFDIWETPPSPII